In Elephas maximus indicus isolate mEleMax1 chromosome 4, mEleMax1 primary haplotype, whole genome shotgun sequence, a genomic segment contains:
- the LOC126076392 gene encoding olfactory receptor 6C2-like codes for MKNYTITTFILLGLTDDPKLQIPIFIFLLLTYMLSISGNLTIISLTLVDSHLKTPMYFFLQNFAFLEISFTSACIPRYLYNIATGDRSITYNICVIQVFFTDVFGVTEFFLLAIMSYDRYVAICKPLHYVTIMSSRVCKILVLCCWMAGLLIIFPPLTLFLNLKFCDSNMIDYFVCDAPPILKISCSDTWLIEQLVIVCAVLTFILTLICVVLSYIYIVKTILRFPSAHQRKRAFSTCSSHMIVVSITYGSCIFIYVNPSGKQSVDSNKGVSVLITSIVPMLNPFIYTLRNKQVRQAFSDSFKRIAFVI; via the coding sequence ATGAAAAACTACACAATAACAACCTTTATCCTGCTGGGACTGACAGATGACCCAAAACTTCAGATtccaattttcatttttctacttctcACGTATATGTTGAGTATAAGTGGAAATCTGACCATCATATCCCTCACTTTAGTGGACTCCCACCTCaaaacacccatgtactttttcctacaAAATTTTGCCTTTTTAGAAATTTCATTCACATCTGCTTGTATTCCTAGATATTTGTACAACATAGCAACAGGCGACAGATCAATTACTTATAATATTTGTGTGATTCAAGTATTTTTTACTGATGTCTTTGGAGTGACAGAATTTTTCCTTCTGGCTAtcatgtcctatgaccgctacgTGGCCATCTGCAAACCACTGCATTACGTGACCATCATGAGCAGCAGAGTCTGCAAGATACTTGTCCTCTGCTGTTGGATGGCTGGCTTACTGATCATATTCCCACCACTTACTTTGTTCCTAAACTTGAAATTCTGTGATTCAAATATGATTGATTATTTTGTCTGTGATGCACCTCCTATCCTGAAGATTTCTTGCTCAGACACATGGCTCATAGAGCAATTGGTTATTGTCTGTGCTGTGCTCACTTTCATTCTGACCCTTATATGTGTTGTTCTGTCCTACATATACATTGTCAAGACCATTCTAAGGTTCCCCTCTGCCCATCAGAGAAAAAGGGCCTTTTCCACCTGTTCTTCCCACATGATTGTGGTTTCCATCACCTATGGCAGCTGTATCTTTATCTATGTCAATCCTTCAGGAAAGCAATCAGTGGATAGTAATAAAGGTGTGTCAGTGCTAATCACGTCCATTGTTCCCATGTTGAACCCATTCATTTACACTCTGAGAAACAAACAAGTGAGACAGGCCTTCAGTGACTCCTTCAAAAGAATTGCATTTGTTATATAG